A genomic window from Xenorhabdus cabanillasii includes:
- the zntB gene encoding zinc transporter ZntB, giving the protein MEAIDGSAFKNSNAVYACQLNGKGGITGFGENSLATAEQPFWQHLDYKNQASYQWIMNTNLLPAPVKEGLAGESVRPKLIRTGEGAMITLRTINRNDNARPDHLVSFRIYINDRMVISSCHRKVYSIDQVLDNLHNGIGAKNTGHWLVEIADSITDEVNDFIETLHDNLIEFEDGILEQKIPGRGELVLLRKQLIVLRRYMAPQRDVFMRLASEKLPWMSDEERHLMQEISDRLGRGLDDLDGCIARTAVLADEITSIMADAMNRRIYMMSLLTMIFLPSTFLTGLFGVNLGGIPGNEYKFGFGLFSLLLSLLIAAFTWWLRRSKWL; this is encoded by the coding sequence GTGGAAGCGATTGATGGCTCAGCATTTAAAAATTCAAATGCTGTGTATGCTTGCCAATTGAACGGTAAGGGCGGTATCACAGGTTTTGGTGAAAATTCACTTGCAACGGCAGAACAGCCTTTCTGGCAGCATCTTGATTATAAAAATCAGGCCAGTTATCAATGGATTATGAATACAAATTTGCTACCCGCTCCGGTAAAAGAAGGGCTGGCAGGTGAAAGTGTTCGGCCTAAGTTAATTCGTACCGGAGAAGGTGCGATGATTACATTGCGGACAATTAACCGTAATGATAATGCCCGTCCTGATCATTTGGTTTCATTCCGCATCTATATTAATGACAGAATGGTTATTTCCAGTTGTCATCGGAAAGTCTATTCGATAGATCAGGTCTTAGATAATTTGCACAATGGCATAGGCGCAAAAAATACGGGACATTGGTTGGTTGAAATAGCGGATTCTATTACCGATGAAGTGAACGATTTTATTGAAACGTTGCATGATAACCTGATTGAGTTTGAGGATGGCATTCTGGAACAGAAAATTCCCGGACGAGGTGAATTAGTGTTATTACGTAAGCAATTAATTGTTCTGCGTCGTTATATGGCACCACAGCGCGATGTCTTTATGCGTTTAGCGAGTGAAAAATTGCCCTGGATGAGTGACGAGGAGCGTCATCTGATGCAGGAAATTTCTGATCGCTTGGGGCGTGGATTAGATGATCTGGATGGCTGCATTGCAAGGACGGCTGTTCTTGCGGATGAGATCACTTCTATTATGGCAGATGCTATGAACCGCCGTATCTACATGATGTCTTTGTTAACAATGATATTCTTACCAAGTACCTTTTTAACCGGGTTGTTTGGCGTTAACCTTGGCGGGATCCCAGGGAATGAATATAAGTTCGGGTTTGGTTTATTCAGCTTGCTACTGTCGTTATTGATTGCCGCTTTCACCTGGTGGTTAAGGCGAAGCAAATGGCTATAG
- the ttcA gene encoding tRNA 2-thiocytidine(32) synthetase TtcA, with protein sequence MNTQKEQYNFNKLQKRLRRDVGQAIADFNMIEEGDRIMVCLSGGKDSYTLLSILQNLQKSAPVNFSLVAVNLDQKQPGFPEHILPAYLDELGIEYKIVEENTYGIVKEKIPEGKTTCSLCSRLRRGILYRTATELGATKIALGHHRDDILQTVFLNMFYGGKLKGMPPKLISDDGKHIVIRPLAYCREKDIERYAEAKAFPIIPCNLCGSQPNLQRQVIKDMLRDWDKHYPGRIETMFRAMQNVVPSHLSDFNLFDFKSINHGSEIIDGGDLAFDREELPIQPAISPDEQLDFQTERLDVIEIR encoded by the coding sequence ATGAACACTCAAAAAGAACAGTATAATTTCAATAAATTACAAAAGCGTCTGCGTCGTGATGTGGGCCAAGCCATCGCAGATTTCAACATGATCGAAGAAGGTGATCGCATCATGGTCTGCCTTTCTGGTGGCAAAGACAGCTACACTCTGCTGTCTATTTTGCAGAATCTGCAAAAAAGCGCCCCCGTTAATTTTTCCCTTGTAGCAGTTAATTTGGATCAAAAACAACCGGGTTTTCCTGAACATATACTCCCGGCTTATCTGGATGAACTGGGAATTGAGTATAAGATTGTTGAAGAAAATACCTATGGTATTGTTAAAGAAAAAATCCCTGAAGGAAAAACAACCTGCTCTCTGTGCTCCCGTTTACGTCGGGGTATTTTGTACCGCACGGCGACTGAGTTGGGTGCCACCAAAATTGCATTGGGGCATCATCGCGATGATATCTTACAAACTGTCTTTTTGAATATGTTTTATGGCGGCAAATTAAAAGGTATGCCACCAAAATTAATCAGTGACGATGGTAAGCACATTGTGATCCGCCCACTTGCTTACTGTCGGGAAAAAGATATCGAACGCTACGCTGAAGCCAAAGCATTTCCAATCATTCCTTGTAATTTGTGTGGCTCACAACCTAACCTACAACGTCAGGTCATTAAAGATATGCTGCGTGACTGGGACAAACACTATCCGGGCCGCATTGAAACCATGTTCCGTGCCATGCAGAATGTGGTTCCATCACATCTTAGCGACTTTAATCTGTTCGATTTCAAAAGCATTAATCATGGTAGTGAAATTATTGATGGTGGAGATTTGGCTTTTGATCGGGAAGAGCTACCGATACAGCCTGCTATTAGCCCCGATGAACAGCTTGATTTTCAGACAGAACGATTGGATGTCATCGAAATCAGATAA
- the dsbB gene encoding disulfide bond formation protein DsbB: MFHFLKQSSQGRRAWLLMALTALILEAIALYFQHVMQLQPCVMCIYERVALFGILGTALLGAIAPKTPLRWLAILLWLYSAWRGLQLAWDHTMMQLDPSPFNTCEFFARFPSWLPLNEWLPSVFQAFGDCSMKQWSFLTLDMPQWLIGIFAAYLLVGILVLISQFFPVQKKY; encoded by the coding sequence ATGTTTCATTTTTTAAAACAGAGCTCCCAAGGGAGAAGGGCATGGTTATTGATGGCACTAACCGCTCTTATATTAGAAGCTATCGCGCTCTATTTTCAGCATGTTATGCAATTACAGCCTTGTGTAATGTGTATTTATGAGCGTGTAGCTCTATTTGGTATTTTGGGAACGGCACTATTGGGAGCTATTGCCCCCAAGACCCCGTTACGTTGGTTAGCCATTTTACTATGGCTTTATAGTGCCTGGCGCGGATTACAACTGGCATGGGATCACACCATGATGCAGTTAGACCCCAGTCCTTTTAACACTTGTGAATTTTTTGCCAGATTCCCATCATGGTTACCACTAAATGAATGGCTACCTTCGGTATTTCAGGCTTTTGGTGATTGTTCAATGAAACAATGGTCATTTCTGACATTAGACATGCCGCAATGGTTAATTGGTATTTTTGCCGCTTACTTACTGGTAGGTATTTTAGTTCTAATCAGCCAGTTCTTCCCGGTTCAGAAAAAATACTAA
- the nhaB gene encoding sodium/proton antiporter NhaB: protein MEISIRRAVVKNFLGNSPDWYKLAIIIFLIINPLIFFFVSPFTAGWMLVVEFIFTLAMALKCYPLQPGGLLAIEAVIIGMTSPKQVGHEIANNLEVILLLIFMVAGIYFMKQLLLFVFTKLLLSIRSKKMLALAFCLASAFLSAFLDALTVIAVVISVSVGFYSIYHRYLSSASQNDNTDLSDDKFIDNEDKKQTLEQFRAFLRSLMMHAGVGTALGGVMTMVGEPQNLIIAKHVGWDFMTFFIRMSPVTVPVFICGLLICLLVEHFKLFGYGAKLPERVRSVLEDYAQKASEKRTRQEKTQLVVQALIGIWLIVALAFHLAEVGLIGLSVIILATALCGITEEHALGKAFEEALPFTALLTVFFSVVAVIVDQQLFVPFIQFVLQSSPASQLSLFYLFNGLLSAVSDNVFVGTVYINEALNALKNGLISQQQYEFLAVAINTGTNLPSVATPNGQAAFLFLLTSALSPLIRLSYGRMVIMALPYTIVMTSVGLLCVEFLLLPVTEYLGKIGWVIPL from the coding sequence ATGGAAATCAGTATTCGACGCGCAGTGGTGAAAAACTTTCTCGGCAATTCTCCGGACTGGTACAAGCTGGCCATCATTATTTTTCTTATTATCAATCCACTGATCTTTTTCTTTGTCAGTCCTTTTACTGCCGGCTGGATGCTCGTTGTTGAATTTATTTTCACGCTGGCGATGGCTTTAAAATGTTATCCCCTGCAACCCGGAGGATTACTCGCTATTGAAGCCGTTATCATCGGTATGACTTCACCAAAACAAGTAGGGCATGAGATAGCCAACAATCTGGAAGTGATCTTGCTATTGATTTTCATGGTTGCCGGCATTTACTTCATGAAACAGCTCTTATTATTTGTTTTCACTAAGCTACTATTAAGTATTCGTTCCAAAAAAATGCTGGCGCTGGCATTCTGTCTGGCAAGTGCATTCTTATCCGCTTTCCTTGATGCCCTGACGGTTATTGCTGTTGTTATCAGTGTATCTGTCGGTTTTTACTCCATCTATCACCGCTATCTTTCCAGCGCCAGCCAAAACGACAATACAGATCTCAGCGATGACAAATTCATTGATAATGAAGATAAAAAGCAGACGCTGGAGCAATTCCGGGCATTTTTACGCAGTCTGATGATGCATGCCGGAGTCGGTACAGCATTAGGTGGCGTAATGACCATGGTCGGCGAACCGCAAAACCTGATTATTGCCAAACACGTTGGCTGGGACTTCATGACATTCTTTATCCGTATGTCCCCTGTTACTGTCCCTGTCTTTATCTGTGGCCTGCTGATCTGCCTGCTGGTTGAACATTTCAAACTGTTCGGTTATGGCGCTAAGTTACCTGAGCGCGTCCGTTCCGTTTTGGAAGATTATGCCCAGAAAGCGAGTGAAAAACGTACACGCCAAGAAAAAACTCAGCTTGTGGTTCAGGCTTTAATTGGTATCTGGCTGATTGTGGCTCTGGCTTTCCATTTAGCGGAAGTGGGATTAATTGGCTTATCAGTCATCATTCTGGCCACCGCACTTTGTGGTATCACTGAAGAGCATGCTTTAGGCAAAGCCTTCGAAGAAGCCTTACCATTTACTGCGTTATTAACCGTTTTCTTTTCTGTGGTTGCCGTTATTGTTGATCAGCAACTGTTTGTGCCGTTTATTCAATTTGTGCTGCAATCTTCCCCTGCTTCACAGCTCTCACTATTCTATCTGTTTAATGGCCTGCTCTCTGCGGTATCTGACAACGTATTTGTAGGTACGGTTTATATTAATGAAGCCTTAAACGCTCTCAAAAATGGCCTCATTTCACAACAGCAATATGAATTTCTGGCCGTAGCTATCAATACAGGAACTAACTTACCCTCAGTGGCAACACCGAATGGACAGGCAGCTTTCCTGTTTCTGCTGACATCAGCCCTGTCGCCATTAATTCGCTTATCTTATGGTCGCATGGTTATCATGGCATTGCCTTACACCATTGTGATGACATCAGTAGGATTATTATGTGTCGAATTTTTGCTACTTCCGGTTACTGAATATCTCGGCAAAATCGGTTGGGTTATCCCACTATAA
- the fadR gene encoding fatty acid metabolism transcriptional regulator FadR: MVIKAQSPASFAEEYLIESIWNNRFPPGSILPAERELSELIGVTRTTLREVLQRLARDGWLTIQHGKPTKVNNFWETSGLNILETLARLDHDRVPQLVDNLLSVRTNIAAIFIRTAFRHNPEKSLEVLAEKNNAEDTAESFSSVDYDIFRGLAFASGNPIYGLIINGLKGLYTRVGRYYFSNPDARKLALNFYQQLSVLCQEQTYDKIMECVRNYGKESGIIWHEMQGIMFNELTEARQG, from the coding sequence ATGGTAATTAAGGCTCAGAGTCCTGCGAGTTTTGCGGAAGAGTATCTCATTGAAAGTATATGGAATAATCGTTTTCCACCAGGCTCCATACTGCCAGCAGAGCGTGAGTTATCTGAATTAATCGGTGTTACCCGAACTACTTTACGTGAAGTGTTACAACGCCTTGCACGTGATGGCTGGTTGACTATTCAACATGGAAAACCAACAAAGGTCAATAACTTCTGGGAAACATCCGGCCTTAATATTCTGGAGACTCTGGCGCGCCTGGATCATGATCGTGTGCCTCAGTTAGTCGATAATTTACTGTCAGTCCGCACTAATATTGCAGCCATTTTTATTCGTACTGCGTTCAGGCACAATCCGGAAAAATCATTGGAAGTATTGGCGGAAAAGAACAACGCAGAGGATACCGCAGAATCTTTCAGTTCCGTGGATTATGATATTTTCCGTGGATTGGCGTTTGCGTCAGGGAACCCGATTTATGGTTTGATTATTAACGGATTGAAAGGGCTTTATACTCGTGTCGGTCGTTATTATTTCTCGAATCCTGATGCCCGTAAGCTCGCTTTAAATTTCTATCAGCAATTGAGTGTACTGTGTCAGGAACAGACCTATGACAAAATTATGGAATGTGTGCGCAATTATGGTAAAGAAAGCGGGATTATTTGGCATGAAATGCAGGGCATCATGTTCAATGAGTTAACTGAAGCTCGTCAGGGCTGA
- a CDS encoding D-amino acid dehydrogenase has product MKVLILGSGVIGVTSAWYLAQEGHEVIVVDRQQSAAEETSASNAGQISPGYATPWGAPGIPLKAIKWMFQRHAPLAIRPDGSLFQLRWMWQMLRNCDADHYAMNKSRMVRLAEYSRDCMKQLRADIGIQYEGRQSGTLQLFRTNKQFDNAVNDIAVLEQEGVPYRLLTSDQLASVEPALAHVSHKLTGGLQLPNDETGDCQIFTKELAKMAEKTGVRFVFNRQVKHILVDGDKITGIQCDNGIITADQYVIAMGAYSTELLKDLVTIPVYPMKGYSLTMPIMNETRSPVSTVLDETYKIAITRFDNRIRVGGMAEVVGFNLNVLKSRCETLKMVVEDLYHNGGNIAEASFWAGLRPMTPDGTPIVGPTKYPNLYLNTGHGTLGWTMACGSGKLLSDLISGKKPEIAADDLSVFRYINGFNTKVLQTKHRLHTA; this is encoded by the coding sequence ATGAAGGTCCTTATTTTAGGTAGCGGCGTTATCGGCGTCACCAGTGCCTGGTACCTGGCTCAGGAAGGCCATGAAGTTATCGTTGTCGATCGTCAGCAGAGTGCTGCTGAAGAAACGAGCGCAAGTAATGCCGGGCAGATCTCACCCGGATATGCAACACCCTGGGGAGCACCGGGGATCCCATTAAAAGCAATAAAGTGGATGTTTCAACGACATGCCCCATTAGCTATTCGTCCTGATGGTTCACTATTTCAGTTACGCTGGATGTGGCAAATGCTGCGTAATTGTGATGCAGACCATTATGCTATGAACAAAAGCAGAATGGTGCGTCTGGCCGAATATAGCCGTGACTGCATGAAACAATTGAGAGCGGATATAGGCATCCAATATGAAGGGCGGCAAAGTGGTACGCTACAATTATTCAGAACTAACAAGCAGTTTGATAATGCGGTTAATGATATTGCGGTGTTAGAGCAAGAAGGCGTTCCTTATCGGTTACTAACCTCAGATCAATTAGCATCAGTGGAGCCTGCACTCGCCCATGTTTCTCATAAATTGACGGGAGGATTACAGCTTCCTAATGATGAAACCGGTGATTGCCAAATTTTTACAAAAGAACTGGCAAAAATGGCAGAAAAAACAGGGGTCAGATTTGTGTTTAACCGGCAGGTTAAACACATTCTGGTGGATGGCGATAAGATAACAGGTATTCAGTGTGATAATGGCATCATAACAGCGGATCAGTATGTTATAGCAATGGGCGCCTATTCTACTGAATTATTGAAAGATCTTGTCACAATCCCGGTTTATCCAATGAAAGGTTATTCGCTAACCATGCCGATAATGAATGAAACACGCTCACCTGTTTCAACAGTATTGGATGAAACTTATAAAATAGCCATTACCCGCTTTGATAATCGAATTCGCGTTGGGGGAATGGCAGAAGTCGTTGGTTTTAACCTGAATGTGCTGAAAAGCCGTTGTGAAACGCTCAAAATGGTAGTAGAGGATCTTTACCATAATGGTGGCAATATTGCTGAAGCCTCATTCTGGGCCGGATTACGGCCAATGACGCCGGATGGCACTCCTATTGTTGGTCCAACAAAATATCCTAATCTTTATTTAAATACCGGGCATGGAACATTAGGCTGGACGATGGCCTGTGGTTCAGGAAAGTTATTATCTGACTTAATCTCTGGTAAGAAGCCTGAAATTGCAGCAGATGATCTCTCCGTATTCAGATATATCAATGGATTTAATACAAAAGTGCTTCAGACGAAGCATCGTTTACATACTGCGTAA
- the alr gene encoding alanine racemase, with protein MPRPILATIHLDAFRHNLAVIRQKVGNSKIWSVVKANAYGHGLDRIWQSLKQTDGFALLDMNEATYLREQGWQGPILLLEGFFKVEDLQIINQYDLTTTVHSHWQLKAIKEAELDKSIDIYLKFNSGMNRLGFTPDEYPQIVSMANRIKNINSVTLMTHFANSDNEIGVDGQFTVVNRLNMNSLPHCLANSGAVLWHPQTHGDWVRPGIILYGASPSGKWRDIADVGLRPAMSLKSEIIAVHDLPKGKKIGYGSRYTTQYVTRVGTVACGYADGYPRHAPTGTPIIVDGIRTRLLGAISMDMMSVDLTPCPLATIGSSVELWGEKLPVDEVAEAAGTIGYELLCALARRVPVVVE; from the coding sequence ATGCCACGTCCTATTTTGGCAACCATCCATCTCGACGCATTTCGTCATAATTTAGCTGTTATCCGCCAAAAAGTCGGTAATAGTAAAATCTGGTCGGTAGTGAAAGCGAATGCATATGGGCATGGGTTGGACAGAATATGGCAATCACTCAAGCAGACGGATGGATTTGCACTGCTTGATATGAATGAAGCTACTTATTTGAGAGAGCAGGGGTGGCAGGGGCCAATCCTGTTGTTGGAAGGTTTCTTCAAAGTTGAAGATTTGCAGATAATTAATCAATATGACCTGACAACCACAGTGCATAGTCATTGGCAACTCAAGGCGATAAAAGAAGCGGAATTAGATAAGTCCATTGATATTTATTTGAAATTTAATAGTGGTATGAATCGTCTGGGATTTACTCCAGACGAATATCCGCAGATAGTTTCAATGGCAAATAGGATAAAAAATATTAATTCAGTTACTTTAATGACGCATTTCGCTAATTCCGATAATGAAATTGGTGTTGATGGGCAATTCACCGTTGTTAACCGACTGAATATGAACTCACTCCCTCACTGTCTGGCTAATTCTGGGGCAGTCTTATGGCATCCGCAAACACATGGTGATTGGGTCAGACCCGGAATTATTCTGTATGGTGCATCTCCCAGTGGGAAGTGGCGTGATATTGCGGATGTAGGATTAAGGCCAGCAATGAGTTTAAAAAGTGAAATCATTGCGGTTCATGATCTTCCCAAAGGAAAGAAAATTGGCTATGGCAGCCGCTATACCACCCAATATGTGACTCGTGTGGGAACTGTGGCATGTGGTTATGCTGATGGTTATCCACGACATGCACCAACAGGAACGCCGATTATTGTCGATGGTATCCGTACTCGCTTATTGGGTGCTATATCAATGGACATGATGTCGGTTGATCTGACTCCATGCCCACTGGCAACAATTGGCAGTTCAGTCGAATTATGGGGAGAAAAATTACCGGTGGATGAAGTTGCGGAGGCAGCCGGAACAATTGGTTATGAGCTACTGTGTGCTTTGGCCAGACGTGTTCCGGTCGTTGTGGAGTAG
- a CDS encoding D-hexose-6-phosphate mutarotase produces the protein MLDKIFSLSVVKQISPYISQRNIDGFPLIVISHPKIRGAISIQGAHLMAWQPCGEKPVLWLSDSTKLREGTAIRGGIPICWPWFGSLSTPSHGFARILPWEFKAHHENENGVILMFTLQDSAYTKQLWPHEFTLIARFKLGKTCEIELESHGDYQVTCALHSYFNISNINQIRVSGLGNHFIDTVTNREQYTNEDLSFQGRTDRIYTEPENFNLIRDELWKRTIEIHHYHHSDVVCWNPGAELASSMQDISREGYKNMACVETARINTPLHSKHGIPGKLATVIRCRQNKS, from the coding sequence ATGCTTGATAAAATTTTCTCATTATCGGTTGTAAAACAAATATCTCCTTATATCAGTCAAAGGAATATTGATGGATTTCCGCTGATTGTGATTTCTCACCCCAAAATCCGTGGTGCAATCAGCATCCAGGGCGCGCATCTTATGGCATGGCAACCCTGTGGTGAAAAACCTGTATTATGGTTAAGCGATAGTACAAAACTCCGCGAGGGTACAGCCATTCGTGGTGGTATTCCCATCTGTTGGCCTTGGTTTGGCTCTCTGAGCACACCAAGTCATGGTTTTGCCCGGATATTACCGTGGGAATTCAAGGCTCATCATGAAAATGAGAATGGTGTGATTTTGATGTTCACACTACAAGATAGCGCATACACAAAACAATTATGGCCACATGAATTCACACTTATTGCTCGTTTTAAATTGGGGAAGACTTGCGAAATAGAACTGGAATCCCACGGAGATTATCAGGTCACTTGTGCCCTACACTCTTACTTTAATATCAGTAACATCAATCAGATCCGTGTCAGCGGATTAGGTAATCACTTTATTGATACTGTTACAAACAGAGAACAATACACTAATGAAGACCTGAGCTTCCAAGGAAGAACGGATCGTATTTATACAGAGCCAGAGAATTTCAATCTGATTAGAGATGAGTTATGGAAACGTACCATTGAAATTCACCATTATCATCATAGTGATGTGGTCTGCTGGAATCCCGGTGCTGAGCTAGCGAGTAGCATGCAAGATATCAGTAGGGAAGGCTATAAAAATATGGCCTGCGTTGAAACTGCACGTATCAACACCCCTCTACATTCTAAACATGGTATTCCAGGCAAACTTGCTACCGTTATTCGTTGCCGCCAAAATAAAAGTTGA
- the gapA gene encoding glyceraldehyde-3-phosphate dehydrogenase, translating into MTIKVGINGFGRIGRIVFRAAQERSDIEIVAINDLLDADYMAYMLKYDSTHGRFNGTVEVKDGHLVVNGKTIRVTSERDPANLKWDEVGVDVVAEATGIFLTDETARKHLTAGAKKVVLTGPSKDNTPMFVMGVNHNAYAGQDIVSNASCTTNCLAPLAKVINDKFGIVEGLMTTVHATTATQKTVDGPSAKDWRGGRGAAQNIIPSSTGAAKAVGKVIPELNGKLTGMSFRVPTPNVSVVDLTARLEKPATYEEICEAIKEAAEGELKGILGYTEDDVVSTDFNGEKLTSVFDAKAGIALNNNFVKLVSWYDNETGYSNKVLDLIAHISN; encoded by the coding sequence ATGACTATCAAAGTAGGTATTAACGGTTTTGGTCGTATTGGCCGTATTGTTTTCCGTGCTGCACAAGAGCGTTCTGACATTGAAATCGTTGCAATCAATGACCTGTTAGATGCAGATTACATGGCTTACATGCTGAAATACGATTCAACCCACGGCCGCTTCAACGGTACTGTTGAAGTTAAAGACGGCCATCTGGTTGTTAACGGCAAAACCATCCGCGTTACATCTGAGAGAGATCCAGCTAACCTGAAGTGGGACGAAGTAGGTGTTGATGTTGTTGCTGAAGCAACCGGCATTTTCCTGACTGACGAAACTGCACGTAAACATCTCACTGCTGGCGCGAAAAAAGTTGTTCTGACTGGCCCATCTAAAGACAACACACCAATGTTTGTTATGGGTGTCAATCACAATGCCTATGCAGGCCAGGACATCGTTTCCAACGCATCCTGCACAACCAACTGCCTTGCTCCGCTAGCTAAAGTTATCAATGATAAATTTGGTATTGTTGAAGGTTTGATGACAACTGTTCACGCAACAACTGCAACTCAGAAAACGGTTGACGGTCCTTCTGCGAAAGACTGGCGTGGTGGCCGTGGTGCGGCACAAAACATCATTCCATCTTCTACCGGTGCGGCAAAAGCAGTAGGTAAAGTTATTCCAGAACTGAACGGCAAACTGACCGGTATGTCTTTCCGTGTACCGACTCCTAACGTTTCTGTTGTTGACCTGACAGCACGTCTGGAAAAACCAGCGACCTATGAAGAAATCTGTGAAGCAATCAAAGAAGCGGCTGAAGGTGAACTGAAAGGCATTCTGGGCTACACTGAAGATGACGTTGTTTCTACCGATTTCAATGGCGAAAAACTAACCTCTGTATTTGATGCAAAAGCGGGTATCGCTCTGAACAACAACTTCGTAAAACTGGTTTCTTGGTATGACAACGAAACTGGTTACTCTAACAAAGTTCTGGATCTGATTGCTCATATCTCTAACTAA
- the msrB gene encoding peptide-methionine (R)-S-oxide reductase MsrB: protein MAKNISVSLEQLSEMQRYVTQEAGTEPPFSGKLLHNKKSGIYHCLCCHQPLFVSDTKFDSGCGWPSFYQPINDKSIRYIDDYSHNMHRIEVRCSHCQAHLGHVFPDGPKPTGERFCINSVALWFVDKETGEETAG from the coding sequence ATGGCTAAAAATATCTCCGTTTCTCTGGAGCAGCTTAGTGAAATGCAGCGTTATGTCACGCAGGAAGCAGGCACTGAGCCGCCATTTTCAGGAAAACTGTTGCACAACAAAAAAAGTGGCATTTATCATTGTTTGTGTTGTCATCAGCCATTATTTGTTTCTGATACTAAGTTTGATTCTGGATGTGGATGGCCAAGTTTTTACCAGCCAATCAATGACAAATCCATCAGATATATTGATGATTATTCCCATAATATGCATCGAATAGAGGTGCGTTGCAGTCATTGTCAGGCACATTTAGGGCATGTTTTCCCTGATGGTCCTAAACCTACCGGAGAGCGCTTTTGTATTAATTCGGTTGCCTTATGGTTTGTTGATAAGGAAACAGGAGAAGAAACAGCAGGTTAA
- a CDS encoding YeaC family protein: MKLDDLLSAMTPEIYQRLVQAVELGKWQDGVPLTPEQKENSLQMVMLWQARHNYDPEHMTIGTDGQITIKSKQELKAMFQSEMVAKLKPQTEEE; this comes from the coding sequence ATGAAGTTGGATGATTTACTCTCTGCCATGACACCTGAGATTTATCAACGATTGGTTCAGGCTGTTGAGTTGGGCAAATGGCAAGATGGCGTTCCATTAACACCAGAGCAGAAAGAAAATAGTTTGCAAATGGTGATGCTTTGGCAAGCCAGGCATAATTATGATCCTGAACATATGACGATTGGCACGGATGGCCAAATTACGATAAAAAGCAAGCAAGAACTGAAGGCTATGTTCCAATCAGAAATGGTTGCTAAGTTAAAGCCTCAGACAGAAGAAGAATGA
- the pncA gene encoding bifunctional nicotinamidase/pyrazinamidase — translation MKTALLLIDLQNDFCTGGTLAVKESEEVIEIANKAIELCQQHNISVIATQDWHPSNHMSFAINSGQPVGELGELNGIPQIWWPVHCVQGQSGADFHPALNQSAIQEIFRKGENSQIDSYSAFFDNDRKNATRLHSWLSEQHINRLLILGIATDYCVKFTVLDALEHGYETYLVVEGCRGVNIQADDSQQAIEEMAAKGAKLTSLSEITTLF, via the coding sequence ATGAAAACCGCATTATTACTTATCGATCTACAAAATGACTTCTGTACAGGCGGTACACTGGCGGTCAAGGAAAGCGAAGAAGTTATCGAAATAGCAAATAAAGCTATTGAATTGTGTCAGCAACACAACATCAGCGTTATCGCAACTCAGGATTGGCATCCATCCAATCACATGAGTTTTGCCATCAATTCTGGTCAACCGGTCGGTGAGTTGGGGGAACTGAATGGTATCCCTCAGATATGGTGGCCTGTACATTGTGTACAGGGGCAATCAGGTGCAGACTTCCATCCAGCGCTGAATCAGTCTGCTATTCAGGAAATTTTTCGTAAAGGCGAAAATTCGCAGATAGATAGCTATAGCGCATTCTTTGATAACGATCGTAAAAATGCTACCAGACTACATAGCTGGCTATCAGAGCAACATATCAATCGCCTGTTAATTCTGGGTATTGCCACTGATTACTGCGTAAAATTTACGGTGTTGGATGCTTTAGAACATGGGTATGAAACTTACTTGGTTGTTGAGGGTTGCCGTGGAGTCAACATTCAGGCGGATGACAGCCAACAAGCCATTGAAGAAATGGCAGCCAAAGGTGCCAAATTGACTTCATTGAGTGAAATAACAACGCTTTTTTAA